In a single window of the Pyramidobacter porci genome:
- a CDS encoding adenylate kinase: MRIILVGPPGAGKGTQAEKIVAKYGVAHISTGDILRANVKAGTELGRKAKSFMDAGALVPDDVIVGMMRGRLAEDDCRKGFILDGFPRTVPQAEALASLLAELGITLDGVILLDVDDETVVKRLCGRRMCKKCGRIYHVVFNPSSKGDHCDSCGGDLYQRDDDREAVIRQRLAVYHDQTAPLVDYYGKAGFLLRVDAAETGDKVLSRIEAMLERRA; encoded by the coding sequence TGTCGCGAAATACGGTGTTGCTCACATTTCCACGGGCGATATCCTTCGCGCCAACGTCAAGGCTGGCACGGAGCTGGGGAGAAAAGCCAAGTCTTTCATGGACGCCGGCGCTCTTGTCCCCGATGACGTGATCGTCGGCATGATGCGCGGACGGCTTGCCGAAGACGACTGCCGGAAAGGATTTATCCTTGACGGTTTCCCCCGCACGGTTCCTCAGGCCGAAGCGCTCGCTTCGCTTCTCGCGGAGCTGGGGATCACGCTTGACGGAGTGATCCTGCTCGACGTGGACGACGAAACGGTCGTCAAGCGCCTGTGTGGTCGCCGCATGTGCAAGAAGTGCGGCAGGATCTATCATGTCGTTTTCAACCCGTCTTCAAAAGGTGACCATTGCGATTCGTGCGGTGGCGATCTCTATCAGAGGGACGACGACAGGGAAGCAGTGATTCGTCAGCGTTTGGCGGTGTATCATGACCAGACCGCGCCTCTTGTCGATTATTACGGCAAGGCGGGGTTTTTGCTCAGAGTCGATGCCGCCGAAACCGGAGACAAGGTTTTAAGCCGTATCGAAGCCATGCTTGAGAGGCGTGCATGA
- the map gene encoding type I methionyl aminopeptidase yields the protein MISLKSVGDIEKMRRAGAILADLLMNLKEVVKPGMTTADIDRYAEDFIRKNGAVPSEKGYAVPGISEPYPASVCTSVNDEVVHGIPSDERILKDGDIVSVDVMASYQGLHADACYTYAVGDISPQRQALLDVTQESLDRAIAQVKAGATLGDIGNAVESFVIPKGYGIVREYAGHGIGRHPHEAPSVLNYGEPGTGVTLLKGMTIAIEPMIMCGGEALKDGKDGWLVSTADGSDAAHFEKTVLVTADGAEILTPWH from the coding sequence ATGATCTCTCTCAAGTCCGTTGGCGATATCGAGAAGATGCGTCGCGCCGGCGCGATCCTTGCCGATCTTCTGATGAATCTGAAGGAGGTCGTCAAGCCTGGCATGACGACGGCTGACATTGATCGATATGCCGAAGACTTTATCAGAAAAAACGGCGCCGTTCCTTCCGAAAAGGGATACGCGGTGCCGGGAATCTCTGAGCCTTATCCTGCTTCGGTCTGTACGTCGGTCAACGATGAAGTGGTTCATGGGATCCCCAGCGATGAACGGATCCTAAAAGACGGCGACATTGTCAGTGTCGATGTCATGGCCTCTTATCAAGGCCTCCACGCTGATGCGTGCTACACCTACGCGGTGGGCGACATTTCGCCGCAGAGGCAGGCGCTGCTTGACGTAACACAGGAAAGTCTGGATCGCGCGATCGCCCAGGTGAAAGCCGGGGCGACTCTCGGAGACATCGGAAACGCTGTGGAATCTTTCGTGATTCCCAAAGGATATGGCATAGTGCGGGAATATGCAGGACACGGAATTGGGCGTCATCCCCATGAGGCCCCGTCGGTCTTGAACTACGGAGAGCCCGGCACAGGAGTAACTCTTTTGAAGGGTATGACAATCGCCATCGAACCTATGATCATGTGCGGCGGTGAAGCCCTGAAAGACGGAAAGGACGGTTGGCTTGTTTCGACAGCCGACGGTTCTGACGCGGCCCATTTCGAAAAAACCGTCCTTGTCACTGCGGACGGAGCAGAAATCCTGACTCCCTGGCACTAG
- the infA gene encoding translation initiation factor IF-1: MANKDDVIEVHGEVEEPLPNAMFRVRLETGQVILAHVSGKMRMHFIRILPGDKVLLELSPYDLTRGRITYRYK, encoded by the coding sequence ATGGCTAACAAGGACGATGTGATCGAGGTCCACGGCGAAGTCGAAGAGCCCTTGCCCAACGCCATGTTTCGCGTTAGGCTTGAGACGGGCCAGGTGATTCTGGCTCATGTTTCGGGAAAAATGAGGATGCATTTCATCCGGATTCTTCCCGGCGACAAGGTTCTGTTGGAACTGTCGCCTTACGACCTGACCAGAGGGCGGATCACTTACCGCTACAAGTAG
- the rpmJ gene encoding 50S ribosomal protein L36 has product MKVRSSVKPICEYCRVIKRNGVIRVICSRDPRHKQRQGARR; this is encoded by the coding sequence ATGAAGGTTAGATCATCTGTTAAACCCATTTGTGAGTATTGCCGAGTGATCAAGCGCAATGGCGTCATTCGCGTCATCTGCAGCCGCGATCCTCGTCATAAACAGCGTCAAGGAGCTAGGAGGTAA
- the rpsM gene encoding 30S ribosomal protein S13, producing the protein MARIAGVDLPRDKRVEIGLTYIYGIGLSTAREILKKTGVNPDTRVKDLTEEEAQLLRSEIVNNHKVEGDLRREVSMNIKRLMDIGCYRGIRHRLGLPCRGQRTKTNARTWKNRKGRSRPVAGKKTA; encoded by the coding sequence ATGGCTCGAATTGCAGGAGTTGATCTTCCCCGCGACAAGCGTGTTGAGATCGGCCTCACCTACATCTATGGCATCGGTCTGAGCACGGCCCGTGAGATTCTCAAGAAGACCGGCGTGAATCCGGATACGCGCGTCAAGGATCTTACCGAAGAAGAAGCCCAGCTGCTTCGTTCCGAAATCGTCAACAACCACAAGGTGGAGGGCGACCTTCGCCGCGAGGTGTCCATGAACATCAAGCGCTTGATGGACATCGGCTGCTATCGCGGTATCCGTCACCGCCTGGGACTGCCTTGCCGCGGCCAGCGCACCAAGACGAATGCCCGTACGTGGAAGAACCGCAAAGGACGTTCACGTCCCGTCGCCGGTAAGAAAACCGCATAA
- the rpsK gene encoding 30S ribosomal protein S11 encodes MANRTQRKKEKKNISYGVAHIFSTFNNTIVSITDKGGALLAWASGGNVGFKGARKSTPFAAQVASQQAAKTAQDHGLREIDVVVKGPGPGRESAIRALQAVGLQVNSIRDETPIPHNGCRPPKRRRV; translated from the coding sequence GTGGCCAATCGCACACAGCGTAAAAAGGAAAAGAAGAATATCAGCTACGGAGTCGCCCATATCTTCTCGACGTTCAACAACACCATCGTGAGCATCACCGATAAAGGCGGCGCTCTTCTGGCGTGGGCGTCGGGCGGCAACGTTGGTTTCAAGGGCGCCCGCAAGTCGACTCCCTTCGCCGCCCAGGTCGCTTCTCAGCAGGCTGCCAAGACGGCGCAGGATCACGGCCTTCGTGAGATCGACGTGGTCGTCAAAGGCCCCGGTCCCGGCCGTGAGTCTGCCATCCGCGCGCTTCAGGCCGTCGGCCTGCAGGTCAACTCCATCAGGGACGAGACCCCCATCCCTCACAACGGATGCCGTCCTCCCAAAAGACGCCGCGTCTAG
- a CDS encoding DNA-directed RNA polymerase subunit alpha — MRPEIQVEECSSTAARLVIGPLERGYGQTIGNALRRVLLSSIKGAAISAVRVEGAQHEFTTIPGMKEDVIELLLNLKHVPVRSHSAEYRTLKLDVEGGKKVTAADFQEDSDIEFIDPDAYICTLAEGHSLSLEIYIEQGVGYATVDRPRPSYLPVDALMIDAIYSPILRVKYEVQNERVGQKTDYEKIVMNVTTNGVVAPDIAVAEAAKLLREYFDIVIQELRKLHPAELGLFDDESAPQPSGNGQAGDGADSPPENALLNKPVRELELSIRSENCLLRGGIHTIGDLVSRSKDDLLKIRNLGKISLREIEEKMTKYGIVLSDDKASAENSSKED, encoded by the coding sequence ATGCGGCCTGAGATTCAAGTTGAAGAGTGTTCCAGTACCGCCGCGCGGCTGGTTATTGGTCCGCTCGAACGCGGTTATGGTCAGACGATAGGTAACGCTCTCCGTCGTGTACTGCTTTCTTCGATCAAAGGGGCGGCGATTAGCGCGGTTCGCGTTGAAGGCGCTCAGCACGAGTTTACGACGATCCCCGGCATGAAGGAAGACGTTATCGAGCTGCTGCTGAATCTCAAGCACGTGCCTGTCCGCTCCCATAGCGCCGAATACCGTACACTGAAGCTGGATGTGGAAGGCGGAAAGAAGGTTACGGCAGCCGATTTTCAGGAGGACAGCGACATCGAGTTCATAGATCCCGACGCGTATATCTGCACGCTGGCTGAAGGGCATTCGCTTTCGCTTGAAATTTACATCGAGCAGGGCGTAGGCTACGCCACGGTGGATCGTCCGCGGCCGAGCTATTTACCGGTAGACGCTCTCATGATCGACGCCATTTATTCTCCGATCCTTCGCGTCAAGTACGAAGTTCAGAACGAACGCGTCGGTCAGAAGACGGACTATGAGAAAATCGTGATGAACGTCACCACGAATGGCGTCGTCGCGCCCGACATCGCCGTCGCCGAAGCGGCGAAACTGCTTCGCGAGTATTTCGATATCGTCATTCAGGAGCTTCGCAAGCTTCATCCCGCCGAGCTCGGGCTGTTCGACGACGAAAGCGCGCCCCAGCCTTCCGGGAACGGTCAGGCCGGAGACGGCGCCGATAGTCCGCCGGAGAACGCCCTATTGAACAAACCGGTCAGGGAACTTGAACTTTCAATCAGAAGTGAAAACTGCCTGCTTCGCGGTGGCATTCATACCATTGGCGATCTTGTCAGCCGCAGTAAGGATGACTTGCTGAAGATCCGCAACCTGGGCAAGATCTCTCTTCGCGAGATCGAAGAGAAGATGACCAAGTACGGTATCGTCCTCAGTGACGACAAGGCAAGCGCAGAGAACTCAAGCAAGGAGGACTAA
- the rplQ gene encoding 50S ribosomal protein L17, which translates to MRHGVAQRKLGRNGSHRRAMLANLVASLILEGSIETTVTRAKEVRRVAERLITRAKGGTLHDRRIVISRMNYKEAVIKLFDDVAPRFADRPGGYTRIIRTRFRVGDASPMAVISLVD; encoded by the coding sequence ATGAGACATGGAGTTGCCCAGAGAAAGCTCGGCCGCAACGGCAGCCATAGACGCGCGATGCTGGCCAATCTGGTCGCGAGCCTGATTCTGGAAGGCAGCATCGAGACCACTGTAACCCGCGCGAAGGAGGTTCGCCGCGTCGCCGAGCGTTTGATCACGCGCGCCAAGGGCGGCACGCTGCACGATCGCCGTATCGTCATTTCGCGCATGAACTACAAGGAAGCCGTCATCAAGCTGTTTGACGACGTCGCTCCCCGTTTTGCGGATCGTCCCGGCGGATACACCCGCATCATCCGTACCCGTTTCCGCGTTGGCGACGCGTCGCCCATGGCTGTCATTTCGCTGGTTGACTGA
- a CDS encoding energy-coupling factor transporter ATPase, with translation MEQPNMISLRGVGYSYSDTGRPALENVSFEVRQGEWIALVGSNGSGKSTLAKHLNALLVPMQGACFILGRDSREEKNLWKIRSSVSMVFQNPENQIVSTVVEDDVAFGPENLGLPAAEIRRRVDEALKVCGLAEKADKAVYTLSGGQKQRLAIAGALAMGTQCLVLDEPTAMLDPEGRQEVAALLRELHGRGITIMQVTHRLEEVIGADRVIVLDQGRFDWEGTPDQLFRLKDIGARWGLEAPPIVILRERLVAAGLIAKDTPPTAEGIGTALCLSSSKI, from the coding sequence ATGGAACAACCGAATATGATCTCCCTGAGGGGTGTTGGCTATTCTTACTCCGACACGGGGAGGCCCGCGCTCGAAAACGTCAGTTTCGAGGTGCGGCAGGGCGAGTGGATCGCCCTGGTCGGCAGCAATGGCTCTGGGAAGTCCACGCTGGCCAAACACCTTAACGCCCTGCTCGTTCCGATGCAGGGCGCTTGTTTTATCTTGGGACGGGACTCCCGCGAGGAAAAAAATCTGTGGAAGATCCGCTCTTCCGTGTCGATGGTCTTTCAGAATCCCGAGAATCAGATCGTTTCCACGGTCGTGGAGGACGACGTGGCGTTCGGGCCGGAGAATCTCGGCCTGCCGGCGGCGGAGATCCGCCGCCGCGTGGACGAGGCCCTTAAAGTCTGCGGCCTTGCGGAGAAGGCCGACAAGGCGGTCTACACGCTGTCCGGCGGGCAAAAGCAGCGTTTGGCCATCGCCGGCGCTCTGGCCATGGGCACGCAGTGTCTGGTGCTCGACGAGCCGACGGCCATGCTCGATCCCGAAGGGCGTCAGGAAGTGGCGGCGCTGCTGCGCGAGCTGCACGGCCGCGGCATCACGATCATGCAGGTGACGCACCGCCTCGAAGAGGTGATCGGCGCGGATCGCGTGATCGTTCTCGATCAGGGGCGCTTCGACTGGGAAGGCACGCCGGATCAGCTTTTCCGTCTGAAAGACATCGGCGCCCGCTGGGGGCTGGAAGCGCCGCCCATCGTGATTCTTCGGGAGCGGCTCGTCGCCGCCGGGCTGATAGCAAAAGATACTCCGCCGACGGCGGAGGGGATAGGAACGGCTTTATGTCTATCGTCGTCGAAAATTTGA